In the genome of Dehalococcoidia bacterium, the window CCGTTTACCGGGCATGTCGTAAGATGCTCTTTTCCTCCAAAGCCGACTTCCTCTTTCCCAAACGACATTGTCTCCTGTAAGTAATCTGAACTCTCGAAGAACATCTTTGCTTATTGCCAGATTGCCATTCTGATTATCATAAACGTATCTATCGTCAAATTTCTCCTTGATTTGCCAGACAACTGTCTCCTGATAGAGATAATTTACTCTATTCAGTTCTTGAAGCATAAATATTGCGACATTCTTGGGTTGCCATGGTTTTTGCCCAACATTTAGAGTTTGTTTTTGATTCATGTCTCCCTACTCTCGCAGACCTGTATCAGCGTGCCTTCGAGGACACGTAATAAGTAGTTCCCCTCAGGAGTTTAGATTTTATCAATCCTTTGCCGAGCAACCTGTTGAGTTGTGCTTGGAGGGCCAATATTCGGATTAGGTCATATAGTAAATCAGGTTTTGTTAGGGCTGGTAATAACTCAGGAAGTGAATATGCTTGATACGGACGCTCTTCCAGTTTTGCCAATAATTCTTTGTCACCTGCTTCCAAGGTTTCACTATATTCACGAAATGAAATTGGCACAATTTACCTCCATTCTTCCCATATTTTGATCGTTTCTTAATTATACTACAGGCTTCAAGCCTCAAGAGGTGGGCATCTGGTGTAGTTACTAAGCTGACATAATCAGAGCGGAAACACGACACAGCGATTGTGTCATAACTTGTTAGGCACAGGTTCGAAATCTAGTGAGCTTCCCTATTTTCGCTCGCCGCGAATGCTCAGCACCAGAAGCCCCGGGCCGGTATGAGCCCCTATAGCGGGCGTGGCGGTTGAGCGGAATATGGTGGTCTGCGGCCATATTCCTCTGAGTTTCTTGACCAGGCGTTCGGCGTCATCGGCGCAAGCTGCGTCTTCAACCGCCATTTCATAGATTCTCGAATAGCTTCCGGCAAATTCATAAAGCCGCTCGATGGCGCCACTACGAGTGCGTGCTCGACCGGCCGGTTCAACCGCTCCATTTTTCAATGAGATGATGGGATTTATCTTAAGCATCGAGCCCACGAATGCCTGTGCCTTGCCGATACGGCCTCCGCGTTTCAGGTATTCCAGAGTCTCCAGTGTGCCGATGAGCGCGACTTCCTGAATAGTTTTTACGGCAGTTTCAACTACTTCGCTTAAAGCGGCTCCTGCCTGAGCCGCCCTGGCCGCTTGTAATACAACCAGTCCTTCGGCCATAGCGCCCAATCTCGAATCGATGACTTTCACGGGGCAGGTCCTTTTCATCAAACCTACGCTTTGAGACGCTACATCATAGGTGCCGCTCAGCCTGGAACTGACCATAATAGCCGCTATTCCACTGGCCTTCTCCGCCAGCTCATCAAATGCTTCGGCAAAGGTTTTCGGCGAGGGCAGGGAGGTCGCAGGTGGGACCTTGCTGTGTTGCAACCTTTCGTAGAATTGCTCGGCGCTCATGTCAATGCCGTCCCGAAAGATATCCTCTCCCCATCGGATGAGTATAGGAATTTGTTTAATATCCAGCTCTTTCGCCACACCGGGCGGCAAATCGGAAATGCTGTCAGTGAGTATTTTAATGGCCATTGTCTAACACTCTCATGACATAAATATTGGCATAAATAATATGTCTGTTAATCAAACCTGTCAATCTGGTGCGAGTTTGGAAGCAGGTTCTTGTGGAAGAAAAAAGTCGCCGTGAGTTCGTTCAGAGTCTTTACAAGCAACGAGTCTTAGTGGTACTCTTTTTAGTACTATTCATTATGTTAAGCGTATGCGCAGTTGGTGAATAACGTCTCGACATAATATATATTGTGCGAACCAAGGAATAAGCACGAATAAATGGAATTAACATAACGGAACAGGGCAGAATCGGGGTACGCTCGGCAAATCAGCTTGGATTAGAAATGGCACAGCGGGATATCTTTTGCATCCTTGCCGGGGAACCCTGCGAGATCAGATGATTGGCCCGGACAAATTATCTTCTGTAGTCACCTGAAAAGAAAGCGCAAAAGAAGTAAATCGATAAACCGGGCGATAGTTATGTCGTCTAAGTGCGCAGTATTGTACATAAAGCCTCAAATGGTCTCCAGAATAGCAGGGGCAGACGTAAAAAGCTCACGGCAAAATAACCCGGGGCGGCTAGATTTGGACTACAGAGGCTCGTTTTGAATGGATTGCCAGAGGCAGGACGCGGTTTGCTCGTTGACCACCTTATTGAGAGTTTCCAGCAGTTTTTTGAGCCCCCACTTTTTTCCGGCGGAGATAAGGACGGTGTTGGGGTTATCGCCGGCCAGGTGATTGAGGTATTCGAGAGCCTTTGTCTCGTCCCAACTCTCGTTTTTGTCCAGCAACAGGTCTATTTTGTTGAGGGCTGTTATCCGGGGTTTGGCTTCAAGTCCCAGGTCGCGCAAAATTCCCTCAACTACCTGGCTTTGCTCGGCGGCGTTATGTGAAGTTAAATCAACGACGTGCAAAAGCACGGTCGCTTCGGATAACTCCTCCAGTGTGGCACGGAAAGCCTCTACTAGAGTCGGGGGCAACTTGCGAATGAAGCCCACCGTATCGGTCAGCAGGACAGTGCTCATATCCGGCAGAGTCAGCCTTTTGGTTGTCGGGTCGAGGGTGGCAAAGAGCTTGTTTTCAACCAGCACATTGGCCTGGCTCAAGGCGTTGAGCAGCGTGCTTTTGCCCGTATTGGTATAACCTACGAGCGCCACTATGGGTATTCCGCTGCGGCGGCGCTTCTCTCGGTAAAGCGTGCGGTGCTTGCGCACCTCTTCCAGCTCTTTTTTGAGCTTGCTTATCTTGGTGCGGATGAGCCGTTTGTCGGTTTCGAGTTGCGATTCACCGGGGCCGCGCGTGCCGATGCCGCCTCCCAGCCTCTCCAGGTGGCTCCATTGCCCGGCCAGACGCGGCAGCAGATACTGGTGCTGCGCCAGCTCCACCTGAAGCTTGCCTTCGTGGGTGCGGGCATGGCGCGCGAAAATGTCCAGAATTAGCGCCACGCGGTCAATAATCTTTATTTTGAGAGCCTGCTCGAGCTCGTTCTGTTGACGCGGACTGAGTTCGTCATCGAAGATGATAACGTCCCAGTTAGCGGTCTGCCTTTTGAGGATAAGCTCGTCCAGTTTGCCTTTACCCAAGTAGGAAAACCTGTTGGGATAATCGAGTTTCTGTGTCATCTGGCCGGCGACCTGCGAGCCAGCCGTTTTGGCCAACTGCGCCAGCTCTTCAAGGGATTCTTCTTCCGTCCAGCCGTCCCGCGAGCCGGTGTCCACTCCTACGAGGAAGGCTTTTTCCTGTGCCGTTTTTGTAGAATAGGTTGTCTTAGCGATATTGTTGCCTCTCTATGCATTAGTGCTTGGACTTGAAGCGGTTGCGGCCGTCCTGCCAGGCGGAAAGCTTGGATAAAGCCTTTACGAGGGCGGCATCCGGCAGCGTCAGCGAAAGGCGCACGTAACCCTCGCCGCTGGGTCCGTAGCCGGTACCTGGTATGACCAGCACGCCAACCTGGTCCAGCAGGTTGGCGGAAAACTCCATCGACGTGTATCCGGGAGGAACCCTGGCCCAGACATAAAGGCTGGCTTTGGGGGCCTGGGCTATGCAGCCGATGTCATTCAGCACATCCACCACCAGGTCGCGCCGGCGCTGGTAGGTATTATTATGCTGAGTGATGGCCTCCTGCGGCCCGTTGAAAGCCTCGATAGCGGCGTACTGGATAGCTTGGGGAATGCCGGAATCCAGGTTGGACTTGATCCTCTTGAGGGCATCTATCATAGTGGCATTGCCCACGGCCATGCCGATGCGCCAGCCGGTCATGTTGTAGCTCTTGGAGAGCGAGTGGAACTCTATGCCGGCTTCTCTGGCGCCATTGGCCTGGAGGTAGCTCACCGGCTTGTAACCGTCATAAGCTACTTCGGTATAGGGGCCGTCGTGGCAGATGGCCAGGTTGTTCCTGCGGGCGAATTCTATGGCCCGGTTGAAGAAATCGAGTTCAGCCACCGCCCCGGTGGGATTATTGGGGTAGTTCAGCCACAGGACTTTTGCTCGTTTTAATACATCTTGCGGGATGGCGTCCAGGTCGGGCAGGAATTGGCGCTCGGCGGTAAGCGGCATGTAGTAAGGTTCTCCGCCGGCCAGTTTGGTGCTTATGCCGTAAACCGGATAAGCGGGATCCGGCACCAGCGCCACATCACCCGCGTCGATAAAGCAAAAAGCAATGTGCCCGATGCCCTCTTTGGAACCGATGAGAGGCAACACCTCGGTGTTGGGGTCCAGTGTGACGCCGAAACGCCTCTGGTACCAGCCGGCGATAGCCTGGCGTAGCACTGGAAGACCCTCGCTTTCGGGATAACGGTGGTTGGCCGGGTCATGTGCGGCTTCGCAGAGCTTATCTATAATATTAGTGGGTGTGGGAATATCGGGGTCTCCGATGCCGAAACTGATAACCTCTTCGCCACGGGCTCGTTTTTCGGCTAGCTTTTTATTGATTTCGACGAATAGATACGGCGCAAGCTGGTTCATGCGCTGTGACAGTCTCATGACTATACTCCCTTCGTGTTCTAAATCAGAGGTTATTCCGGCCACTCACCGGTGAAAACGGCTTCTGCCGGGCCGGTGAGCAAGGCTTCTTCTTTTTTATGCCACTCGACTTCGGCAGGACCGCCGGAAAGTAAGACTTCTACCTTTGAATCACTGAGCCCCAATAACTGCCCTGCAATGGCTACGGCGCAGGCGCCGCTGCCGCAGGCCAGTGTCTCGCCCACTCCGCGTTCCCATACGCGCATCTCGATACGACTCCGGCTGATGACGCGCGCTACCTCGAAATTGACGCCGTGCGGGAAGAGCTTATATTTTTCCACGGCGGGACCGATATTCTTTAAGGGGAAATCGGTGACGGGTTCGTCGATAAAACAAACCGCGTGCGGATTGCCCATGGAAACAAAATTCAGGCGCAATTTTCGTCCGGACATTTCCAGTGGATAATCCCCAGTCATTATGTCAAATACTTTGCCCTTACCGGGCTCCAGCGCCACCGGGATATTTGCGGGCTTGAATTCGGGTTTGCCCATGCCCACCTGGGTTTTAAGTGCGTTGTTTTCGTCTTTAATCAATTTGGCTGGACGGATGCCCGCCATGGTTTCAATACTAACGGCATTGCCTGAAATCATTTTTTGGTCGACAAGATATCTGACGAAGCAGCGCAGGCCGTTGCCGCAGGCTTCCGCCTCGGAGCCGTCGGGGTTAAAAATCCTCATCCTGAAGTCCGCTTCCTCGGAATGGAGGAGAACCAGCAAGCCGTCGGCACCTATGCCGAAATGCAGCCGGCACATGGCCCTGGCCAGCCTGGACCAGTCGCGGTCCTTGCCCCTGGCGTCCACCAGCACGAAATCGTTGCCCAAGCCCTGCAGTTTGGTGAAGTGCATTTTGAAGCCTCTATGTATTCAAAAATTCGGTTACCATTGTCTTTATCTTAATGTAGGGTTCGGCATCCACGTCGAACCAGTGTATTCTATCATCTTTTGGCCCGAACCAGTTATATTGCTGGCGCACCAGGCGGTGGCTCTCGTTTTTCACCTGCTGGATGGCTTTATCCAGGCTGATTTTCCCTTGCAGGGAAAACCCTATCTGGTGGTAACCGATGCCGGACATGGAAGGCAACTCCAATCCATAACCCTTGTTTATGAGTCTCCGTACTTCTTCCACTAATCCGCGGTTCACCATGCTGTCCACCCTCTCATCGATGCGGCGGTAGAGCGCTTCCCTGGAGGCGGTGAGTCCGACTATCAGGTAATCAAAAGGAGGCTTGATTTTCGTGGGCGCATTGCTTGATAAGGACTTTTGTTTTATTTCCAGCGCCCTTATCACGCGGCGGATATTGCGCGGGTCTATGCGGCTGGCAGCCTCGGCGTCCAGTTGTTTGAGCTCCTCGTACAGCTTTTCTGACTCACCCTGTGCGGCGCGCTCTTCCAGGCATTTTCTCAAACCAGCGTCGGGCGCCACTCTGGGTATCTGCCAGCCTTCCAGCACCGCCCAGACGTAGAGTCCACTGCCGCCCACGAGCAAAGGAACATGCCCACGTGAGGCAATCTCATCTATGGTTTTATACGCCAGTTCTTGGTACTGCGCCAGGCTGAAATCATGGTCCGGATTTACAATATCTATAAGGTGGTGGGATACTGATGCTTGCTCGGCACGCGAGGGTTTGGCCGTACCGATGTCTAGACGACGGTATACCTGCCGGCTGTCGGCGCTGATAATCTCGCCATGAAAATCCTGCGCGAGCTTTAAGGCCAGCGCGCTCTTGCCCACGCCGGTGGGTCCGACTATAGCGATTACGCGCTTCATAAAAATCAACGGGAGATAGTTTATCCGTTGCGGCCTTTTGAGACTGCCGATTGCTTAACAATGCTGACGAACTCGGCGGCTTTCAGGCTGGCGCCTCCCACCAGCGCGCCGTCTATTTCCGGTTGCCCGATGAACTCGGCAATGTTGGCCGCATTGACACTGCCGCCGTAGAGGATACGTGTGGCATCAGCAACCGGCTTGCCTATCAGGTTGGTAAGAATATCTCTGATCAGCTTAATGGTTTTGTTCGCCTGAACACCGCTGGCGGCGCGTCCTGTCCCGATGGCCCAGACAGGCTCGTAAGCTATCACCAATCCCGCCGCCTCAACGACCCCCTCCAGAGACTCCTTGAGTTGCTTGCTCACCACCGCTTCCGTTTTACCGCCATCATTTTCCGCCAGGCTTTCGCCCACGCAGAGGATGGGTTTCAGATTGGCTTTGAAAGCCGCCTTTACTTTTTTATTCACTATCTGGCTGCTCTCACCAAAGAGGCTCCTGCGCTCCGAATGCCCCAGGATGACGTACTGGCACAGGCCAACCAACATCAGAGGCGAGACCTCGCCGGTGAAAGCGCCTTTGTCTTCATAATAGGCGTTTTGCGCACCAAGCATTATACGGCTTTGCCTGAGAAGCTCGGAGACTGCGACCAGCGAGATAAAAGGCGGGCAGAGCAGTGTTTCGACACCGGAAACCTCGTTAAGCTCTGGCAGCATCTGTTTCACCAGGGTAACAGCTTCGACCGGGGTGGTGTTCATCTTCCAGTTGGCGGCAATCAAGGGTTTGCGCATGGTTTATGCTCCGAATTTGGTCAATTTGAGGGCGTGCGCCATGGCCAGCGGCATGAGAGAGGTTGCCGGCATCAGCCCGAGAGAGCCCTGGCGGCACTCGGACTCGCCGAATTTTACAAGACGGTCGGGCCGGCACCACCTGGAGTGCAGCAGGCAGGGCACTGGATGCCAGCTATGGGCTGCCATGGCAGCCGGGGTGGAATGGTCCCCCGTGATAACCAGAACCTCCGGTTTGAGAGCCAGCAGTCGCGGAAGCGCCTTATCGGTGTCTTCTATGGCGGAGACCTTGCGCTTGAAGTCGCCGTCTTCACCGGCGGCGTCGGCTCCTTTTACATGTATAAAGAAGAAGTCGTATCTGGCATAATTCTGTTCCAGCGAGGCCAGCTCATCCGGCAGGGTGGGGCCGTTTGTCAGCACGTCCATGCCGACTATCTTGGCCAGCCCGCGGTACATGGGATAACTGGCGATGGCGGCGGCTTTCAATTTATAAATATCCGCCACCCCGGGGAAATCGGGCTTTTTGGAAAATCCGCGCAACAGCACCATATTGGCCGGATGGTGCGAGTCTAATCTTTCTCTGACCTGAGCTAGGAAGCGGTTGACGATTTTGGCGGTGCGCTCAGCTTCCGGCGCGAGGGCTGCCACATCTTTAGGCGGCACGCCCGTTTGCTGCGGGTCGGCGTCGCTCAACTCGTCACGGAGTCCCTCGCCGCGGAAGACAGCCACCAGGCGGTGTTCTTTGACCGCCTGTACGATAACTTTCACGCCGTCGATTTCCATCCCATCGAGGAGTCCGCAGAGTTGTTTTCCCACTTCCGTAGATATTCTGCCGGCCCGCCGGTCACTGATTAAGCCGTTATTGTCGAGTGTACAGAAATTGCCGCGCGCGGCAATATCGCCGGGTGCGAGGTCGAAATCCATTCCTAGAGCCTCAAGCACACCGCGTCCGATGGTAAAAACCAGGGGGTCGTAGCCGAATAATCCCAGATGGCCGGGGGCGCTGCCTGGAGTTATACCTGTCCCCACGGTTTGGAGCAGCCCGCAGTTGCCCAGGGATGCCAGTTTATTCATATTGGGAGTAGTTGCAGTTTCCAGTTCGGTCTTGCCGGATTTGTCGTGTGGCAGACCGCCCAGGCCGTCTATCACCAGAAGGACAATTTTAGCGGGAGATGTAATGGATAGCTCTTTCATCATGTCCAGTCCTGTTTGCACTGTACCTCCTTTAGTCCGCCTGGTTTTTATCCAGCAGGACTTCTACTCCCGGCAATGTTTCGCCGCTGAGGAATTTGAGCGCAGCGCCGCCACCGGTGGAGACGAAAGTCATCCTGCCGTTGAGGTTCATAGCGGTGACGATCTCCGCCGTCGAGCCCCCTCCGATAATAGTAGTGGCGTTGATGCTGGAAATGATGCGGGCCATCGCCTGCGTGCCTTCGGCAAACTGAGGGATTTCGTAGATACCCATAGGACCGTTCCAGAAGACTGTTTTACAGCGTTCCAGAATGCGGGTAAAACGGCTTATGGTCAAAGCACCGATATCCACTATGCGCCTGTCAGCCGGTATGCTCTTTACAGAGACGGTCTCCCAGCTTGCGTCAAGACCAACATCGGCCACCACTACATCTTCAGGCAGATGGAGTTTAACCCCGTTTTTCTCCGCTTTCTCCATAAGATAGGAAGCGGTCTCGATATTGCCGTCCAGCAGCGACTGGCCCACCTCGTAACCCTTGGCCTTAAGGAAAGTAGCGGCCATGCCGCCGCCGATGATGATGAAGTCCACACGCGGCAGGATATTTTCGATGAGCGCCACCTTGTCGCTCACTTTGGCGCCTCCCAGCAACAGGCCGAACGGGCGTACCGGGTCGCGCAACACCTTTCCAAGAGAAGTTATCTCTTTTTCTAGCAGCAGGCCCGCCACGGCGGGCAGGTATTTGGTAACGCCCACGATGGAAGCATGCGCGCGGTGAGCTGTGCCGAAAGCATCGTCTACATAAATATCGCCCAGTTTAGCCAGAGACTGGGCGAAAGCCGTGTCGTTTTTTTCTTCCTCCAGATGAAAACGCAGGTTTTCCAGGACGAGAATATCCCCGTTTTTCAACTGGCTGACAGTGGTTTCGACCTCGGGACCGATGCAGTCCGGGGCAGAGTCCACGGGCTGGCGCAGGATGCTCGCCAGTCTTTCGGCAACTCCTTTGAGACTCAGGCCGGGAACAATCTTGCCTTTGGGCCGACCCATGTGCGAGCAGAGTATGACCCGTGCGTCGTGTTCAATAAGGTAATCTATGGTGGGGATGGTCGCTTTGATGCGGCTGTCGTCCATAATCCTGCCGCTGGTTACATCAAGCGGGACATTGAAATCCACGCGGGCCAGCACCCTCTTGCCGGCAACATTTATGTCTCGAACGGTTTTTTTATCCATTTTCTCCTGTCCTGAGCCTGGTCTGGGTGCAGTATATCAATGCCGCAACGATTTCATTTTCGGATTGGCGAGTTCAGGGAAGAAATCTTGAATCTGCTGCACGATGCCCCGGGTGTCCAGTGCGTATTTCGCGCGGAGGATAGCCTGCGTGCCGTGTTCCACGAATTCATCAGGTATGCCAATGCAGCGGGCATGCACATCTTGCATGCAGGACTGTTCCAGGAGCGTAATCACTGAACTCCCGAAACCTCCGGCAAGCACATTTTCTTCAATGGTAACGATATTTTTGATGCGTTGCGCCACGCCTGTAATAAGACTGGTGTCGAGCGGTCTGGCAAAACGGCCGTTAATGACGGTAGTCTCGATACCTTTTTCCGCCAGAATGGCGGCTGCATCCATTGCGGTCTGAACGCTCACACCAATCGCTATGATAGCCAGGTCCTG includes:
- a CDS encoding DegV family protein; amino-acid sequence: MAIKILTDSISDLPPGVAKELDIKQIPILIRWGEDIFRDGIDMSAEQFYERLQHSKVPPATSLPSPKTFAEAFDELAEKASGIAAIMVSSRLSGTYDVASQSVGLMKRTCPVKVIDSRLGAMAEGLVVLQAARAAQAGAALSEVVETAVKTIQEVALIGTLETLEYLKRGGRIGKAQAFVGSMLKINPIISLKNGAVEPAGRARTRSGAIERLYEFAGSYSRIYEMAVEDAACADDAERLVKKLRGIWPQTTIFRSTATPAIGAHTGPGLLVLSIRGERK
- the hflX gene encoding GTPase HflX yields the protein MAKTTYSTKTAQEKAFLVGVDTGSRDGWTEEESLEELAQLAKTAGSQVAGQMTQKLDYPNRFSYLGKGKLDELILKRQTANWDVIIFDDELSPRQQNELEQALKIKIIDRVALILDIFARHARTHEGKLQVELAQHQYLLPRLAGQWSHLERLGGGIGTRGPGESQLETDKRLIRTKISKLKKELEEVRKHRTLYREKRRRSGIPIVALVGYTNTGKSTLLNALSQANVLVENKLFATLDPTTKRLTLPDMSTVLLTDTVGFIRKLPPTLVEAFRATLEELSEATVLLHVVDLTSHNAAEQSQVVEGILRDLGLEAKPRITALNKIDLLLDKNESWDETKALEYLNHLAGDNPNTVLISAGKKWGLKKLLETLNKVVNEQTASCLWQSIQNEPL
- a CDS encoding aminotransferase class I/II-fold pyridoxal phosphate-dependent enzyme; this encodes MRLSQRMNQLAPYLFVEINKKLAEKRARGEEVISFGIGDPDIPTPTNIIDKLCEAAHDPANHRYPESEGLPVLRQAIAGWYQRRFGVTLDPNTEVLPLIGSKEGIGHIAFCFIDAGDVALVPDPAYPVYGISTKLAGGEPYYMPLTAERQFLPDLDAIPQDVLKRAKVLWLNYPNNPTGAVAELDFFNRAIEFARRNNLAICHDGPYTEVAYDGYKPVSYLQANGAREAGIEFHSLSKSYNMTGWRIGMAVGNATMIDALKRIKSNLDSGIPQAIQYAAIEAFNGPQEAITQHNNTYQRRRDLVVDVLNDIGCIAQAPKASLYVWARVPPGYTSMEFSANLLDQVGVLVIPGTGYGPSGEGYVRLSLTLPDAALVKALSKLSAWQDGRNRFKSKH
- a CDS encoding diaminopimelate epimerase, with protein sequence MHFTKLQGLGNDFVLVDARGKDRDWSRLARAMCRLHFGIGADGLLVLLHSEEADFRMRIFNPDGSEAEACGNGLRCFVRYLVDQKMISGNAVSIETMAGIRPAKLIKDENNALKTQVGMGKPEFKPANIPVALEPGKGKVFDIMTGDYPLEMSGRKLRLNFVSMGNPHAVCFIDEPVTDFPLKNIGPAVEKYKLFPHGVNFEVARVISRSRIEMRVWERGVGETLACGSGACAVAIAGQLLGLSDSKVEVLLSGGPAEVEWHKKEEALLTGPAEAVFTGEWPE
- the miaA gene encoding tRNA (adenosine(37)-N6)-dimethylallyltransferase MiaA, encoding MKRVIAIVGPTGVGKSALALKLAQDFHGEIISADSRQVYRRLDIGTAKPSRAEQASVSHHLIDIVNPDHDFSLAQYQELAYKTIDEIASRGHVPLLVGGSGLYVWAVLEGWQIPRVAPDAGLRKCLEERAAQGESEKLYEELKQLDAEAASRIDPRNIRRVIRALEIKQKSLSSNAPTKIKPPFDYLIVGLTASREALYRRIDERVDSMVNRGLVEEVRRLINKGYGLELPSMSGIGYHQIGFSLQGKISLDKAIQQVKNESHRLVRQQYNWFGPKDDRIHWFDVDAEPYIKIKTMVTEFLNT
- a CDS encoding triose-phosphate isomerase — translated: MRKPLIAANWKMNTTPVEAVTLVKQMLPELNEVSGVETLLCPPFISLVAVSELLRQSRIMLGAQNAYYEDKGAFTGEVSPLMLVGLCQYVILGHSERRSLFGESSQIVNKKVKAAFKANLKPILCVGESLAENDGGKTEAVVSKQLKESLEGVVEAAGLVIAYEPVWAIGTGRAASGVQANKTIKLIRDILTNLIGKPVADATRILYGGSVNAANIAEFIGQPEIDGALVGGASLKAAEFVSIVKQSAVSKGRNG
- a CDS encoding 2,3-bisphosphoglycerate-independent phosphoglycerate mutase; translated protein: MKELSITSPAKIVLLVIDGLGGLPHDKSGKTELETATTPNMNKLASLGNCGLLQTVGTGITPGSAPGHLGLFGYDPLVFTIGRGVLEALGMDFDLAPGDIAARGNFCTLDNNGLISDRRAGRISTEVGKQLCGLLDGMEIDGVKVIVQAVKEHRLVAVFRGEGLRDELSDADPQQTGVPPKDVAALAPEAERTAKIVNRFLAQVRERLDSHHPANMVLLRGFSKKPDFPGVADIYKLKAAAIASYPMYRGLAKIVGMDVLTNGPTLPDELASLEQNYARYDFFFIHVKGADAAGEDGDFKRKVSAIEDTDKALPRLLALKPEVLVITGDHSTPAAMAAHSWHPVPCLLHSRWCRPDRLVKFGESECRQGSLGLMPATSLMPLAMAHALKLTKFGA
- a CDS encoding phosphoglycerate kinase, with protein sequence MDKKTVRDINVAGKRVLARVDFNVPLDVTSGRIMDDSRIKATIPTIDYLIEHDARVILCSHMGRPKGKIVPGLSLKGVAERLASILRQPVDSAPDCIGPEVETTVSQLKNGDILVLENLRFHLEEEKNDTAFAQSLAKLGDIYVDDAFGTAHRAHASIVGVTKYLPAVAGLLLEKEITSLGKVLRDPVRPFGLLLGGAKVSDKVALIENILPRVDFIIIGGGMAATFLKAKGYEVGQSLLDGNIETASYLMEKAEKNGVKLHLPEDVVVADVGLDASWETVSVKSIPADRRIVDIGALTISRFTRILERCKTVFWNGPMGIYEIPQFAEGTQAMARIISSINATTIIGGGSTAEIVTAMNLNGRMTFVSTGGGAALKFLSGETLPGVEVLLDKNQAD